A window of Hymenobacter aerilatus contains these coding sequences:
- the metH gene encoding methionine synthase translates to MKTTCPDSPLYDILQRRLLILDGAMGTMIQRYTLTEEDFRGERFADHSHPLRGNNDLLSLTRPDIIRSIHAEYFAAGADMVETNTFSGTTIAQADYALEHVVYELNYESARLAREVADEFTAQDPSKPRFVAGAIGPTNRTASLSPDVNRPGFRAVTFDELATAYLEQVRGLVDGGSDTLLIETIFDTLNAKAALYAVQKFFDEGGRQVPVMISGTITDASGRTLSGQTVEAFWNSIRHLPLLSVGLNCALGADQLKVYIKELSRIADVHISAYPNAGLPNAFGGYDESAEEFAGVVESYLADGIVTVVGGCCGTTPQHIGELARLADKYKPRTLPEVPAATRLSGLEPFGITEQSLFVNVGERCNVTGSRAFARLIRTGNYEAALAVAREQVEGGAQVIDVNMDEGMLDSEQAMTTFLNLIASEPDIARVPVMIDSSKWNVLEAGLKCVQGKSIVNSISLKEGEEVFIVHAHTVRQYGAAVVVMAFDEEGQADTLERRKEICQRSYDLLMSIGFPAEDIIFDPNILIVGTGMEEHRNYAIDFIEAVRWIKATLPGALTSGGVSNISFSFRGNDVVREAMHAAFLYHAIQAGLDMGIVNPNQLAVYDEVPKDLLELVEDVLLNRRPDATERLLEFAETVKQKDKAEVVVDAWRSLPVQERLQHALVRGITEFIDQDTEEVRQQVGRPLEVIEGPLMAGMNVVGDLFGAGKMFLPQVVKSARVMKKAVAYLEPYLLADKQSGDRQTAGKILLATVKGDVHDIGKNIVGVVLACNNFDIVDLGVMVPLEKILDEAAAHQVDIIGLSGLITPSLDEMVYVAQEMERRGLQTPLLIGGATTSRLHAAVKIAPAYTGPVVHVNDASRSVGVAAGLLGSAKETYARTVRDEYDTLRHDYAGRQREKHYLTIEQARENGFKADWDETPITKPTFLGTKVLEDYDLAELAEYIDWTPFFHTWELKGRYPRILEDETLGEAATKLFEDAQALLRKVIDEKLLTARAVFGFWPANTVGYDTIQVFQDDSREQVQTEFFTLRQQGEKGPGIPNLAFSDFVAPLETGRQDYIGGFAVTAGLGIEKLLEQFEKDHDDYSSIMIKALADRLAEAFAERLHQRVREEFWGYAVDEKLSNEDLIKEQYRGVRPAPGYPGCPDHTEKITLFELLDAENKTGIYLTENLAMYPASSVSGLYYAHPASRYFGLGRIGKDQVEDIAERKAMPLADLERWLAPNLNYDPTAVPVTAL, encoded by the coding sequence ATGAAGACGACCTGCCCCGACTCCCCGCTCTACGACATCCTTCAACGCCGCCTCTTGATTTTAGATGGCGCCATGGGCACCATGATTCAGCGCTACACGCTGACGGAGGAGGATTTTCGGGGGGAACGGTTTGCTGACCACTCGCACCCGCTGCGCGGCAACAACGACTTGCTCTCGCTCACGCGCCCCGACATCATCCGAAGTATTCACGCCGAGTACTTTGCCGCCGGCGCTGACATGGTGGAAACCAACACTTTCTCTGGCACTACCATCGCGCAGGCCGACTATGCGTTGGAACATGTGGTATATGAGCTAAACTACGAATCGGCGCGGCTAGCCCGCGAGGTAGCCGACGAGTTTACGGCCCAAGACCCCAGCAAGCCGCGCTTCGTGGCCGGCGCCATTGGCCCTACCAACCGCACCGCTTCCCTCTCGCCCGATGTGAACCGCCCCGGCTTCCGCGCCGTGACGTTTGACGAGCTGGCCACCGCCTACCTCGAGCAAGTGCGCGGCCTGGTAGACGGCGGCTCCGATACCCTGCTCATCGAAACCATCTTCGACACGCTGAACGCCAAAGCGGCCCTGTACGCCGTGCAGAAGTTTTTCGACGAAGGTGGCCGCCAGGTGCCCGTCATGATTTCCGGTACCATCACCGACGCCTCGGGTCGCACCCTCTCGGGCCAGACGGTAGAGGCGTTTTGGAACTCCATTCGTCACCTGCCCCTACTCAGCGTGGGCCTTAACTGCGCCTTGGGCGCCGATCAGCTTAAAGTCTACATCAAAGAGCTGAGCCGCATTGCCGACGTGCACATTTCCGCTTACCCCAATGCCGGCCTACCCAACGCGTTTGGGGGCTACGATGAGTCGGCTGAGGAGTTTGCGGGCGTGGTGGAAAGCTACCTCGCCGATGGCATCGTGACGGTGGTAGGCGGTTGCTGCGGCACCACGCCCCAGCATATCGGCGAGCTGGCCCGATTGGCCGACAAATACAAGCCACGTACCCTACCCGAGGTGCCGGCTGCTACGCGCCTCAGCGGCTTGGAGCCGTTTGGCATCACCGAGCAGAGCTTATTTGTGAACGTGGGTGAGCGGTGCAACGTGACCGGCTCGCGCGCATTTGCCCGCCTCATTCGCACCGGCAACTACGAAGCCGCCTTGGCCGTGGCCCGCGAGCAGGTAGAGGGCGGCGCGCAGGTCATCGACGTGAACATGGACGAAGGCATGCTCGACTCGGAGCAGGCCATGACCACGTTCCTCAACCTGATTGCCTCCGAGCCCGACATTGCCCGTGTGCCGGTGATGATTGACTCCTCGAAGTGGAACGTGCTGGAAGCTGGCCTGAAATGCGTGCAGGGCAAGAGCATTGTCAACTCCATTTCCCTGAAAGAAGGCGAAGAGGTATTTATTGTCCACGCCCACACGGTGCGCCAATACGGCGCGGCCGTGGTGGTGATGGCCTTCGATGAGGAGGGCCAGGCCGATACACTGGAACGCCGGAAGGAAATCTGCCAGCGCAGCTACGACCTACTGATGAGCATCGGCTTCCCGGCCGAAGACATTATTTTCGACCCCAACATCCTCATTGTGGGTACCGGCATGGAGGAGCACCGCAACTACGCCATCGACTTTATTGAGGCGGTGCGTTGGATTAAGGCTACCCTGCCGGGGGCGCTGACCAGTGGCGGCGTCAGCAACATCAGCTTCTCCTTCCGCGGCAACGATGTGGTGCGCGAGGCCATGCACGCGGCCTTTCTCTACCATGCTATCCAGGCGGGGCTGGATATGGGCATCGTGAACCCCAACCAGCTCGCGGTGTACGATGAAGTGCCTAAAGACCTGCTAGAACTGGTGGAGGACGTACTGCTCAACCGCCGCCCCGATGCTACCGAGCGCCTGCTGGAATTCGCCGAGACGGTGAAGCAAAAAGACAAAGCAGAAGTAGTAGTCGACGCCTGGCGCAGCCTGCCGGTGCAGGAGCGTCTGCAGCATGCCCTGGTGCGCGGCATCACGGAGTTCATCGACCAAGACACCGAGGAAGTGCGCCAGCAGGTAGGGCGCCCGCTGGAGGTGATTGAAGGCCCCTTGATGGCCGGTATGAACGTGGTAGGCGACCTGTTTGGCGCTGGCAAAATGTTCTTGCCGCAGGTCGTGAAATCGGCTCGGGTGATGAAGAAGGCCGTGGCTTACCTGGAGCCCTACCTGCTGGCCGACAAGCAAAGCGGCGACCGGCAAACCGCTGGTAAAATACTGCTAGCCACGGTGAAAGGCGACGTGCACGACATTGGCAAAAACATTGTGGGCGTGGTGCTGGCTTGCAACAACTTCGACATTGTGGACCTAGGCGTGATGGTGCCACTGGAAAAAATTCTGGACGAAGCCGCCGCCCACCAGGTAGACATCATCGGTCTGAGCGGGCTGATTACGCCGAGTCTGGATGAAATGGTGTACGTGGCCCAGGAAATGGAACGCCGCGGCCTGCAAACGCCGCTGCTCATTGGCGGCGCTACTACCTCGCGCCTGCACGCCGCCGTGAAGATTGCGCCTGCCTATACTGGACCTGTAGTGCACGTCAACGACGCCTCGCGCTCGGTGGGGGTAGCGGCAGGCTTGCTGGGCTCGGCTAAGGAAACCTACGCCCGCACCGTGCGCGACGAGTACGACACCCTGCGCCACGACTACGCCGGCCGTCAGCGCGAGAAGCACTACCTCACCATCGAGCAGGCCCGCGAAAACGGCTTTAAGGCCGATTGGGACGAAACGCCTATTACCAAGCCTACCTTCCTGGGAACGAAGGTGCTAGAGGACTACGACTTGGCCGAGCTGGCCGAATATATCGACTGGACGCCCTTCTTCCACACCTGGGAGCTAAAGGGCCGCTATCCGCGCATTCTGGAAGATGAAACGCTAGGCGAGGCCGCTACCAAGCTGTTTGAAGATGCGCAGGCGTTATTGCGCAAAGTCATTGACGAAAAGCTGCTGACGGCCCGCGCCGTATTTGGTTTCTGGCCGGCCAATACCGTCGGCTACGACACCATTCAGGTGTTCCAGGACGACTCGCGGGAGCAGGTGCAAACGGAGTTCTTCACCCTACGCCAACAAGGCGAGAAAGGGCCTGGCATTCCCAACCTGGCCTTCTCCGACTTTGTGGCCCCGTTGGAAACCGGCCGGCAGGATTACATTGGCGGCTTTGCCGTCACGGCCGGCCTGGGTATCGAAAAGCTATTGGAGCAGTTCGAGAAAGACCACGACGACTACTCCAGCATCATGATCAAAGCCTTGGCCGACCGCCTGGCCGAGGCCTTTGCTGAGCGCCTACACCAGCGCGTGCGGGAGGAGTTCTGGGGCTACGCCGTCGACGAAAAGCTCTCGAACGAAGACCTCATCAAGGAGCAGTACCGTGGTGTGCGCCCCGCTCCCGGCTACCCCGGCTGCCCCGACCACACGGAGAAAATTACGCTGTTCGAGCTGCTCGACGCGGAAAATAAAACCGGCATTTACCTCACCGAAAACTTGGCTATGTACCCGGCCTCGTCGGTAAGCGGTTTGTACTATGCCCACCCGGCCTCGCGCTACTTCGGTCTGGGCCGCATTGGCAAAGACCAGGTAGAAGACATTGCCGAGCGCAAAGCCATGCCACTAGCCGACCTGGAACGCTGGCTGGCCCCCAACCTGAACTACGACCCGACCGCCGTGCCGGTCACGGCGCTGTAA
- a CDS encoding PA14 domain-containing protein → MPPTVGTGLQGQYYVGREFDKLVLTRLDPTIDFNWSYGPPTPGRTSERFVSPGPGVPGEVFSARWTGYLYAPVSGTYTLHITTDDGMRVWLGNRLLLDGWHDQWVTTYATRICLTAGRYYPLRLEYYQVHFDTRALLAWQTPPLTAPSAWDKLLAAVGLDDTDPAPIPTRYLYPPRPAASPRPTPPAPVVAAALSALPSAPVPKAARVIPPRLAQPTMRRRSRPQPLAALRPQTTTTDTATPPPTLPTLRTLTKGETLTLPNLYFTRSTAALLPTSYPTLNTLARTLQQQPALRLTIAGHTDNVGDAQLNQRLSEQRARVVRRYLVQQGIDSLRLAAVGYGGTRPVADNHDPRQRPRNRRVEVIVE, encoded by the coding sequence ATGCCGCCCACTGTCGGCACAGGCTTGCAGGGGCAGTACTACGTTGGCCGGGAGTTTGACAAGCTGGTGCTCACTCGCCTCGATCCGACTATCGATTTCAATTGGAGTTACGGTCCGCCTACCCCCGGTCGGACGTCGGAGCGGTTCGTCTCGCCAGGACCGGGCGTGCCGGGGGAGGTGTTTTCGGCGCGCTGGACGGGCTACCTCTACGCGCCGGTTTCGGGTACCTACACCCTGCATATCACCACCGACGACGGTATGCGCGTGTGGCTGGGTAACCGCTTGCTGCTAGACGGCTGGCACGACCAATGGGTGACCACCTATGCCACCCGCATATGCCTTACGGCCGGCCGCTACTATCCTTTGCGGCTAGAGTACTACCAAGTGCATTTCGACACGCGGGCCCTGCTGGCCTGGCAAACGCCCCCACTCACTGCCCCTTCGGCCTGGGACAAGCTGCTAGCGGCTGTGGGACTGGACGACACCGACCCCGCGCCCATTCCGACCCGCTACCTCTACCCTCCCCGGCCGGCTGCTTCGCCCCGCCCTACCCCGCCAGCGCCGGTAGTCGCCGCTGCGCTTAGTGCGCTACCCTCCGCACCCGTACCCAAAGCGGCACGCGTGATTCCGCCCCGGCTAGCTCAACCCACTATGCGTCGTCGGTCAAGACCGCAGCCCCTGGCGGCGCTACGTCCCCAGACCACTACCACCGATACAGCTACGCCGCCTCCTACCCTACCCACGCTGCGCACCCTCACCAAAGGCGAAACGCTGACGCTGCCTAACCTCTACTTCACCCGCAGCACGGCCGCGCTGCTGCCAACTTCCTACCCTACCTTGAACACGCTGGCCCGCACACTACAGCAGCAACCTGCCCTGCGCCTGACCATCGCCGGCCACACCGACAATGTAGGAGACGCCCAACTCAACCAACGCCTTTCCGAACAGCGCGCCCGCGTGGTGCGCCGCTACCTGGTGCAGCAGGGCATCGACTCACTGCGGCTCGCGGCAGTGGGCTACGGCGGCACCCGCCCCGTAGCCGACAACCACGACCCGCGCCAACGGCCGCGCAACCGGCGGGTAGAGGTGATAGTGGAGTGA
- a CDS encoding putative signal transducing protein: MSSVVPSADRIILLASFPDSIAAHIAKSRLDAEEIPCFVSNENRPYGPISGGVRLHVRQQDAEAARTALLEETVPMTILPDPDAQEDAVLTCARCGSPDIATAEVRPGAPAAPRFFTRLIYSLRGIRYHCFHCGYELREE; encoded by the coding sequence ATGTCTTCCGTTGTTCCTTCTGCCGACCGCATCATTCTGCTGGCTTCCTTCCCGGATTCCATTGCCGCGCACATAGCCAAGAGCCGCCTCGACGCCGAAGAAATTCCTTGCTTTGTAAGCAACGAAAACCGCCCCTATGGTCCTATTTCGGGTGGGGTGCGCTTGCACGTGCGCCAGCAGGATGCCGAGGCGGCGCGCACGGCGCTATTGGAAGAAACCGTACCTATGACCATCCTACCCGACCCGGATGCGCAGGAGGACGCTGTGCTTACCTGTGCCCGTTGCGGCTCCCCCGACATTGCCACCGCTGAGGTGCGCCCCGGCGCCCCGGCCGCCCCGCGCTTCTTCACCCGCCTTATTTATTCGTTGCGCGGTATTCGCTACCATTGCTTTCACTGTGGCTACGAGTTGCGCGAGGAGTAG
- a CDS encoding MFS transporter small subunit, whose amino-acid sequence MDSRNTSTPETTSSGGSLVLSWLFVGVPLLWGISQTFIKALALFNS is encoded by the coding sequence ATGGATTCACGCAACACCTCCACCCCCGAAACCACTTCCAGCGGTGGCTCTCTTGTTTTGTCCTGGCTGTTTGTAGGGGTGCCCCTGCTCTGGGGCATTTCTCAGACGTTCATTAAAGCGCTGGCCCTGTTCAACAGCTGA
- a CDS encoding L-lactate MFS transporter, with amino-acid sequence MAESSLLDRSRTIAGPGYNRWLIPPAALAIHLAIGQAYAFSVFNKPLGSLISGDPANPAPDDWTPGQIGWTFSIAIVLLGLSAAVFGKWLERVGPRKAMMAASLCFGGGFLIGSLGVHLHSLALLYFGYGFVGGIGLGIGYISPVSTLIKWFPDRKGVATGMAIMGFGGGAMIGSPLAVALMDHFKGSAPQGVAPTFIVMGIIYLLFMQFGVWTIRVPADDWAPAGYVPSTEHNAMITTGNVSADNAIKTPQFWLLWVVLLTNVTAGIGVLETASPLIQNTFSDGAMGAGRGVTAAAAAGFVGLLSLFNLLGRFFWSSASDKLGRKTTYAIYFILGIILYALIPTLGASLLLTLYVVAACVIISMYGGGFATAPAYLSDLFGKYQVGAIHGRLLTAWSTAGVLGPLIVHTLSEHAKEQNLTGAAAYQNVFYTMAGVLVVGLLANLAVRPVKEEYYEKGPVTIEAGGH; translated from the coding sequence ATGGCAGAATCTTCTCTACTGGACCGCAGCCGCACCATAGCGGGCCCGGGCTACAACCGCTGGCTGATTCCGCCGGCGGCGCTGGCTATTCACCTGGCTATCGGGCAGGCCTATGCCTTCAGCGTATTCAACAAGCCGCTGGGCTCCCTCATCAGCGGCGACCCCGCCAACCCCGCCCCCGACGACTGGACGCCCGGCCAGATCGGCTGGACCTTTTCCATTGCCATTGTGCTGCTGGGTCTTTCGGCGGCCGTATTCGGCAAATGGTTGGAAAGGGTAGGGCCACGCAAAGCCATGATGGCCGCTTCCCTGTGCTTCGGCGGCGGCTTCCTGATTGGCTCGCTGGGGGTGCATTTGCACTCGCTGGCACTGCTGTATTTCGGCTACGGCTTTGTGGGTGGCATCGGTCTGGGTATCGGCTATATTTCGCCGGTGAGCACCCTGATTAAGTGGTTTCCGGACCGCAAGGGCGTGGCCACGGGTATGGCTATTATGGGTTTTGGCGGCGGCGCCATGATTGGCTCCCCGCTGGCCGTGGCCCTCATGGACCATTTCAAAGGCTCGGCACCGCAGGGCGTGGCGCCTACCTTCATTGTAATGGGCATCATCTACCTGCTGTTCATGCAGTTCGGCGTGTGGACCATTCGGGTGCCCGCCGACGATTGGGCCCCGGCCGGCTACGTGCCGAGCACTGAGCACAACGCCATGATAACCACCGGCAACGTATCGGCCGATAACGCTATCAAAACCCCGCAGTTCTGGTTGCTGTGGGTGGTGCTGCTCACCAACGTAACGGCCGGTATCGGTGTGCTCGAAACCGCTTCACCCCTGATTCAGAACACCTTCTCGGATGGGGCAATGGGTGCAGGCCGGGGCGTGACGGCAGCCGCGGCGGCGGGTTTTGTAGGGCTCCTAAGCTTGTTCAACCTGCTCGGTCGCTTTTTCTGGTCGTCGGCTTCTGATAAGCTAGGACGCAAAACCACCTACGCCATCTACTTTATCCTGGGCATCATCCTCTACGCCCTCATTCCGACTCTGGGCGCGAGCCTGCTGCTGACGCTGTACGTGGTGGCGGCCTGCGTGATTATCAGTATGTACGGAGGCGGCTTTGCTACTGCGCCCGCCTACCTTTCCGATCTGTTCGGTAAGTACCAGGTAGGGGCCATTCACGGGCGCTTGCTCACGGCCTGGAGCACGGCTGGGGTACTGGGTCCACTGATTGTACATACGCTCAGTGAGCACGCCAAAGAGCAAAACCTAACAGGCGCTGCGGCCTACCAAAACGTATTTTACACTATGGCTGGCGTGCTGGTAGTAGGGTTGCTGGCCAACCTGGCCGTGCGCCCCGTAAAAGAAGAATACTACGAGAAAGGCCCTGTTACCATCGAAGCCGGCGGCCACTAA
- the metF gene encoding methylenetetrahydrofolate reductase [NAD(P)H], which translates to MKVTEHLAKATGKTLFSFEVLPPKKGENIQTLFSNIEPLMEFKPPFIDVTYHREEYVYRKHTNGLLEKHTVRRRPGTVGICAAIKNRFDVDTVPHLICGGFTKEETENALIDLHFLGIDTVLALRGDPIKSEGQFKPEPDGHAYACDLIGQVADLNKGGYLDEEQDETSATNFCIGTAGYPEKHFESPNSGADIRYLKHKVDRGADYIVTQMFFDNEQFFNFEQRCRAAGITVPIIPGLKPLTTKGQLTALPRSFYLNIPEELSEAVHLAPDNAAARQIGIEWCINQSRELMAHGVPCLHYYSMGKSEAVRKVAAALF; encoded by the coding sequence ATGAAAGTCACCGAACACCTGGCGAAGGCCACCGGCAAAACGCTCTTCTCCTTTGAAGTGCTACCACCCAAAAAGGGCGAAAATATTCAGACTCTGTTCTCCAACATCGAGCCGCTGATGGAGTTCAAGCCGCCATTTATCGACGTTACCTATCACCGCGAGGAGTATGTGTACCGCAAGCACACCAACGGCTTGCTGGAAAAGCACACCGTGCGCCGCCGGCCGGGTACAGTAGGCATCTGCGCGGCCATCAAAAACCGGTTCGATGTGGATACCGTGCCGCACCTGATATGCGGGGGCTTCACTAAGGAGGAAACTGAAAACGCCCTCATCGACCTGCACTTCCTGGGCATCGACACGGTGCTGGCTCTGCGCGGCGACCCGATCAAGAGTGAAGGCCAGTTTAAGCCCGAGCCCGATGGCCACGCGTACGCCTGCGACCTGATTGGGCAGGTAGCCGACCTGAACAAAGGCGGCTACCTGGACGAGGAACAGGATGAAACCTCGGCCACCAACTTCTGCATCGGTACGGCGGGCTACCCCGAAAAACACTTTGAGTCGCCCAACTCGGGCGCCGACATTCGCTACCTTAAGCACAAGGTAGACCGCGGCGCCGATTACATCGTGACGCAAATGTTCTTCGACAACGAGCAGTTCTTCAACTTCGAGCAGCGTTGCCGGGCGGCGGGTATTACCGTGCCCATCATTCCAGGCCTGAAGCCCCTGACCACTAAAGGGCAGCTCACGGCCCTACCCCGCTCGTTTTACCTCAACATCCCCGAGGAACTGAGCGAGGCCGTGCACTTGGCCCCCGATAATGCCGCTGCCCGTCAGATCGGCATCGAGTGGTGCATCAACCAGAGTCGCGAGCTGATGGCTCACGGCGTGCCTTGCCTGCACTACTACAGTATGGGCAAATCGGAGGCCGTGCGCAAAGTAGCCGCCGCGCTGTTTTAA
- a CDS encoding tetratricopeptide repeat protein, translating into MTSLDELFAQLRVATAPAEIEALRDGIWQLWLTTGEQKLDKQLEAGIRALAAEEYTRAIAYFSELIAARPEWAEGWNKRATAYFMRGEYRASLTDIEETLRREPRHFGALSGWAMILRQLGHHRGALHVLRRLEVLCPHWPGLQEELRDLRDQLDS; encoded by the coding sequence TTGACCTCCCTCGACGAGTTATTTGCGCAGCTGCGCGTGGCCACGGCGCCAGCCGAGATTGAAGCCTTGCGCGACGGCATCTGGCAGCTGTGGCTGACAACCGGTGAGCAGAAGCTGGACAAGCAGCTAGAGGCAGGAATACGGGCGTTGGCCGCCGAGGAGTATACCCGGGCCATTGCCTACTTCAGCGAGTTGATTGCCGCCCGCCCCGAGTGGGCCGAGGGCTGGAACAAGCGCGCCACCGCCTACTTTATGCGGGGCGAGTACCGCGCTTCCCTCACCGATATTGAGGAAACCCTGCGCCGTGAGCCACGTCATTTTGGAGCGTTGAGTGGCTGGGCCATGATTCTGCGTCAACTTGGTCACCACCGGGGTGCATTGCATGTATTACGCCGCCTCGAAGTGCTGTGCCCGCACTGGCCCGGCTTGCAGGAAGAACTACGCGACCTGCGCGACCAACTAGACAGCTGA
- a CDS encoding N-acetylmuramoyl-L-alanine amidase, whose translation MLHSFSARFALFLFWLLPLLAPAQQLIESATLVPAADQWLQPGDRLQVRLKGRPGSRVTFYRGQRLTELPNQRGTYQATYVVQPGDTLANRPVTFQLVATDSTRATASSKNRVRLLNPNEPQLAQTTSNLSYLNYGLGEDRLGGAKIGYLDSAVVLHLTGRVGNLYRVRLAETQTAWIPQDQVQLLPPGGFVPTSLTGSWDVRGDSVLDYVRVPLTARLPYRSQLLTNPARLEVDVFGATSNTNWITQREGLQALGDVHYEQVAPDVFRMVLLLKHPQSWGYHIGYKGNTLEIQVRRPPAKLRLRGLVVAVDAGHGGTNVGATGSTGAREKDLTLAIARQLQRELERRGARVVMTRTDDASLEISDRVRQLRRARPNLLVSIHVNSSGNAATQGTSTYYRYVVFRPLSEALYAQMRRTGLRGAGNVGSFNFGLNGPTEYPNALVETAFVSNPDDERRLIDPKFQQEMAARMAVGIQDFVRGTRAKGLKGWLFGKPAIQ comes from the coding sequence ATGCTACATTCCTTTTCTGCACGTTTCGCGCTATTCCTATTTTGGTTGCTACCCTTGCTGGCCCCGGCGCAACAACTGATTGAAAGCGCTACCCTGGTACCCGCTGCTGACCAATGGCTGCAACCCGGCGACCGGCTGCAAGTGCGCCTCAAGGGTAGGCCAGGCAGCCGCGTTACGTTCTACCGCGGCCAGCGCCTGACAGAGCTTCCCAACCAGCGCGGCACCTACCAGGCCACGTACGTGGTGCAGCCCGGCGACACGCTGGCCAACCGGCCTGTCACCTTTCAGCTGGTGGCTACCGATAGCACCCGCGCCACGGCCAGCAGCAAAAACCGGGTGCGGCTATTAAACCCCAACGAGCCGCAGTTGGCTCAAACCACCTCCAACCTTTCCTACCTCAACTACGGCCTAGGCGAAGATCGACTGGGCGGAGCCAAAATCGGCTACCTCGACTCGGCCGTGGTGCTGCACCTCACGGGCAGGGTAGGCAACCTCTACCGCGTGCGCCTAGCCGAAACCCAAACCGCCTGGATACCGCAGGACCAGGTGCAGCTACTGCCGCCCGGCGGCTTTGTGCCTACCTCGCTCACCGGCTCCTGGGACGTGCGCGGCGACTCGGTGCTCGACTATGTACGGGTGCCCCTCACGGCCCGCCTACCCTACCGCTCGCAGCTTCTCACCAACCCTGCCCGCCTGGAAGTGGATGTTTTTGGAGCTACTTCTAATACCAACTGGATAACCCAACGCGAAGGCCTGCAAGCCCTCGGCGACGTGCACTACGAGCAAGTGGCGCCCGATGTGTTTCGGATGGTGTTGCTTCTGAAGCATCCGCAAAGCTGGGGGTACCACATTGGCTACAAAGGCAATACGTTGGAAATACAAGTGCGCCGCCCGCCGGCCAAGCTACGACTGCGCGGGCTGGTAGTGGCCGTGGATGCCGGCCATGGCGGCACTAACGTGGGCGCTACGGGTAGCACCGGCGCCCGCGAGAAAGACCTGACCCTGGCCATTGCCCGCCAGCTACAACGGGAGCTAGAGCGCCGTGGTGCCCGCGTGGTGATGACGCGCACCGACGACGCCAGCCTCGAAATCAGTGACCGGGTGCGGCAGCTACGGCGGGCGCGACCCAATCTGCTGGTGAGTATTCACGTCAACTCCTCGGGCAACGCCGCCACGCAGGGCACCAGCACCTACTACCGCTACGTGGTATTTCGGCCGCTGTCGGAGGCGCTGTATGCGCAGATGCGCCGTACTGGTCTGCGCGGGGCCGGCAACGTAGGTAGCTTCAACTTTGGCCTGAATGGTCCCACTGAATACCCCAATGCCCTAGTCGAAACAGCCTTTGTTTCTAATCCTGATGATGAGCGGCGCCTGATTGACCCCAAGTTTCAGCAGGAAATGGCTGCGCGTATGGCAGTGGGCATCCAGGATTTTGTGCGCGGCACACGGGCCAAGGGCCTGAAAGGTTGGCTGTTTGGGAAGCCAGCTATACAGTAG